One part of the Procambarus clarkii isolate CNS0578487 chromosome 41, FALCON_Pclarkii_2.0, whole genome shotgun sequence genome encodes these proteins:
- the LOC138373144 gene encoding chloride intracellular channel protein 6-like codes for MHEYCLTVLRRICVSNFLSSYILSVKQQESHSGDSRQQESHSGDSRQQESHSGDSRQQESHTGDSRQQESHSGDSRQQESHSGDSKQQESHSGDSRQQESHSGDSKQQESHSGDSKQQESHSGDSRQQESHSGDSRQQESHSGDSKQQESHSGDSRQESHSGDSRQQESHSGDSRQQESHSGDSRQQESHSGDSRQQESHSGDSRQQESHSGDSRQQEIRSSDRRQLFYDLLL; via the exons ATGCACGAGTATTGCCTTACAGTTCTACGACGCATTTGTGTTTCCAACTTCCTATCGTCCTACATTCTCTCAGT TAAACAGCAGGAGAGTCATTCCGGTGACAGTAGACAGCAGGAGAGTCATTCCGGTGACAGTAGACAGCAGGAGAGTCATTCCGGTGACAGTAGACAGCAGGAGAGTCATACCGGTGACAGTAGACAGCAGGAGAGTCATTCCGGTGACAGTAGACAGCAGGAGAGTCATTCCGGTGACAGTAAACAGCAGGAGAGTCATTCCGGTGACAGTAGACAGCAGGAGAGTCATTCCGGTGACAGTAAACAGCAGGAGAGTCATTCCGGTGACAGTAAACAGCAGGAGAGTCATTCCGGTGACAGTAGACAGCAGGAGAGTCATTCCGGTGACAGTAGACAGCAGGAGAGTCATTCCGGTGACAGTAAACAGCAGGAGAGTCATTCCGGTGACAGTAGACAGGAGAGTCATTCCGGTGACAGTAGACAGCAGGAGAGTCATTCCGGGGACAGTAGACAGCAGGAGAGTCATTCCGGTGACAGTAGACAGCAGGAGAGTCATTCCGGTGACAGTAGACAGCAGGAGAGTCATTCCGGTGACAGTAGACAGCAGGAGAGTCATTCCGGTGACAGTAGACAACAGGAGATTCGTTCTAGTGACAGAAGACAGCTCTTCTACGACCTATTGTTGTGA
- the LOC138373145 gene encoding protein FAM186A-like, giving the protein MISTRLDKVIAELQLEPVTVTQEGVTVTQEPVTVTQEGVTVTQEAVTVTQEPVTVTQEGVTVTQEAVTVTQEAVTVTQEPVTVTQEGVTVTQEGVTVTQEAVSVTQEGVTVTQEGVTVTQEAVSVTQEGVTVTQEGVTVTQEAVTVTQEAVTVTQEAVTVTQEAVTVTQEAVTVTQEGVTVTQEAVTVTQEAVTVTQEAVTVTQEGVTVTQEAVSVTQEAVTVTQEGVTVTQEGVTVTQEGVSVTQEAVTVTQEAVTVTQEAVSVTQEAVSVTQEAVTVTQEAVTVTQEAVSVTQEGVTVTQEAVTVTQEGVTVTQEGVTVTQ; this is encoded by the exons ATGATATCCACAAGACTGGataaagtaattgcagagctccaG CTAGAGCCCGTGACAGTGACACAAGAGGGCGTGACAGTGACACAAGAGCCCGTGACAGTGACACAAGAGGGCGTGACAGTGACACAAGAGGCCGTGACAGTGACACAAGAGCCCGTGACAGTGACACAAGAGGGCGTGACAGTGACACAAGAGGCCGTGACAGTGACACAAGAGGCCGTGACAGTGACACAAGAGCCCGTGACAGTGACACAAGAGGGCGTGACAGTGACACAAGAGGGCGTGACAGTGACACAAGAGGCCGTATCAGTGACACAAGAGGGCGTGACAGTGACACAAGAGGGCGTGACAGTAACACAAGAGGCCGTATCAGTGACACAAGAGGGCGTGACAGTGACACAAGAGGGCGTGACAGTAACACAAGAGGCCGTGACAGTGACACAAGAGGCCGTGACAGTGACACAAGAGGCCGTGACAGTGACACAAGAGGCCGTGACAGTGACACAAGAGGCCGTGACAGTGACACAAGAGGGCGTGACAGTGACACAAGAGGCCGTGACAGTGACACAAGAGGCCGTGACAGTGACACAAGAGGCCGTGACAGTGACACAAGAGGGCGTGACAGTGACACAAGAGGCCGTATCAGTGACACAAGAGGCCGTGACAGTGACACAAGAGGGCGTGACAGTGACACAAGAGGGCGTGACAGTGACACAAGAGGGCGTATCAGTGACACAAGAGGCCGTGACAGTAACACAAGAGGCCGTGACAGTGACACAAGAGGCCGTATCAGTGACACAAGAGGCCGTATCAGTAACACAAGAGGCCGTGACAGTAACACAAGAGGCCGTGACAGTGACACAAGAGGCCGTATCAGTGACACAAGAGGGCGTGACAGTGACACAAGAGGCCGTGACAGTGACACAAGAGGGCGTGACAGTGACACAAGAGGGCGTGACAGTGACACAATAG